One genomic region from Epinephelus fuscoguttatus linkage group LG6, E.fuscoguttatus.final_Chr_v1 encodes:
- the LOC125890512 gene encoding protein FAM216A-like, with the protein MSTGSQHMKTIHIPKSMMSAPFLQHPALTAGQRRYLCSIANVYSTEHMRQQMKQHYFNVLHTCVQSGQNPTCRRRYRIHQHRENSTFTKDAEKNVARSNPQGQRKRSSTANSDIILPKIVNR; encoded by the exons ATGTCTACAGGCAGCCAGCACATGAAGACAATACATATTCCCAAATCTATGATGTCTGCACCCTTCTTACAG CATCCAGCCCTTACAGCTGGACAGAGACGCTACCTGTGCAGTATTGCAAACGTTTACAGTACAGAGCACATGAGGCAGCAGATGAAGCAGCACTATTTCAATGTGCTGCACACATGTGTTCAGTCAG GTCAGAATCCCACGTGCAGAAGGAGGTATAGGATTCATCAGCACAGAGAAAATAGTACGTTCACAAAGGATGCAGAGAAGAATGTGGCAAGATCAAACCCTCAAGGGCAGAGGAAACGCAGCAGCACAGCTAATTCTGATATCATACTTCCAAAAATAGTCAACAGATGA
- the LOC125890355 gene encoding ubiquitin-conjugating enzyme E2 G1-like, whose protein sequence is MTEQSALLLRKQLAELNKNPVEGFSAGLIDDDDIYKWEVVIIGPQDTLFEGGFFKAYLTFPYDYPLRPPKMKFITEIWHPNVAKNGDVCISILHEPGEDKFGYEKPEERWLPIHTVETIMISVISMLADPNSDSPANVDAAKEWREDPNGEFKRKVARCVRKSQEMAFD, encoded by the exons ATGACCGAACAATCAGCATTACTTCTTCGAAAACAACTGGCAg AGCTCAACAAGAACCCCGTGGAGGGCTTTTCAGCTGGTCTGATAGATGATGATGACATATATAAATGGGAAGTTGTGATCATTGGTCCACAAGATACCCTTTT TGAAGGAGGGTTTTTCAAAGCATACTTAACCTTTCCCTATGATTATCCACTGCGGCCTCCAAAGatgaagttcatcactgaaATCTGGCACCCAAATG TTGCAAAGAACGGGGATGTTTGCATCTCAATTCTGCATGAGCCAGGAGAGGATAAATTTGGTTATGAAAAGCCTGAGGAGCGCTGGCTTCCCATCCACACAGTAGAGACAATCATGATTAGCGTTATCTCCATGCTGGCAGACCCCAACAGCGATTCACCAGCTAATGTGGATGCGGCA AAAGAGTGGAGGGAGGACCCTAATGGTGAATTCAAGAGGAAGGTGGCTCGCTGTGTAAGAAAAAGTCAAGAGATGGCTTTTGATTAG